In the genome of Candidatus Microbacterium phytovorans, one region contains:
- a CDS encoding TetR/AcrR family transcriptional regulator yields the protein MSSAPVAVGDIAASGLPARERLLAAATALFYREGIHSVGVDRVIEVAGVTRATLYKQFSGKENLVLAYLEGEDAGLRALFAEAAASGAAPDGLLDLVVAGIQADIAHRHTRGCPFINAAAEYPDDGPVRSLIATHRDWFRTTLRDLAAAADLRDPEEVAGALVLLRDAALVGGYLDGTDVVAPVFAQSARTVIDAHRR from the coding sequence ATGAGCTCCGCACCCGTCGCCGTCGGCGACATCGCCGCCTCCGGCCTGCCCGCCCGCGAGCGGCTCCTCGCGGCCGCGACCGCGCTCTTCTACCGGGAGGGCATCCACTCCGTCGGCGTCGACCGCGTGATCGAGGTCGCCGGGGTCACGCGCGCGACCCTGTACAAGCAGTTCTCCGGCAAAGAGAACCTCGTGCTGGCCTATCTCGAGGGAGAGGATGCCGGGCTGCGCGCCCTCTTCGCCGAAGCCGCCGCCTCGGGCGCCGCGCCCGACGGGCTGCTCGATCTCGTCGTCGCCGGCATCCAGGCCGACATCGCCCACCGGCACACGCGCGGCTGCCCGTTCATCAACGCGGCGGCCGAGTACCCCGACGACGGACCCGTGCGCTCGCTCATCGCGACCCATCGCGACTGGTTCCGCACGACCCTGCGCGACCTCGCCGCCGCGGCGGACCTCCGCGACCCGGAAGAGGTCGCGGGCGCGCTCGTGCTGCTGCGCGACGCCGCGCTCGTCGGGGGCTATCTCGACGGCACCGACGTCGTCGCGCCGGTCTTCGCGCAGTCGGCACGCACGGTGATCGACGCGCACCGCCGCTGA
- a CDS encoding alpha/beta hydrolase, which yields MTTSTKTPIVLIHGLWMTPKSWDTWADRFRAAGHDVIVPGWPGIDDRTVDDIRRHPDALKGIGIRDIVDHYERIIRALPEKPIIMGHSFGGLFTQMLADRGLGVAYVGVTPGQPAGITTLPLSTLWTGTPILSNPFDKNGAKPLSKRHFHFTFGNDLDRAASDALWEEFAVNSYNRVFFEGVAGAFNEKGGVSHVDYGRTDRAPLLVIAGEIDHVVPPAIARAIVKKYRATGSPAVVDYREYPGRSHRIVSQDGWEEVADFALEWATTHAAA from the coding sequence ATGACCACCTCGACCAAGACCCCCATCGTCCTCATCCACGGCCTCTGGATGACCCCGAAGAGCTGGGACACCTGGGCCGACCGCTTCCGCGCCGCCGGTCACGACGTCATCGTCCCCGGATGGCCCGGCATCGACGACCGCACCGTCGACGACATCCGCCGCCACCCCGACGCCCTGAAGGGCATCGGCATCCGCGACATCGTCGACCACTACGAGCGCATCATCCGCGCCCTGCCCGAGAAGCCCATCATCATGGGCCACTCCTTCGGCGGCCTCTTCACCCAAATGCTCGCCGACCGCGGCCTCGGCGTCGCCTACGTGGGCGTCACCCCCGGCCAGCCCGCCGGCATCACGACGCTCCCCTTGTCGACCCTGTGGACGGGCACGCCGATCCTCTCCAACCCCTTCGACAAGAACGGCGCCAAGCCGCTCTCGAAGCGGCACTTCCACTTCACGTTCGGCAACGACCTCGACCGCGCCGCCTCCGACGCCCTGTGGGAGGAGTTCGCGGTCAACTCGTACAACCGTGTGTTCTTCGAGGGCGTCGCCGGCGCCTTCAACGAGAAGGGCGGCGTCTCGCACGTCGACTACGGCCGCACCGACCGGGCCCCTCTGCTCGTCATCGCGGGCGAGATCGACCACGTCGTGCCGCCCGCCATCGCCCGGGCGATCGTGAAGAAGTATCGTGCGACCGGCAGCCCCGCCGTGGTCGACTACCGCGAATACCCCGGACGCAGCCACCGCATCGTCAGCCAGGACGGCTGGGAAGAGGTCGCCGACTTCGCGCTCGAGTGGGCGACCACCCACGCCGCCGCCTGA
- the rpsN gene encoding 30S ribosomal protein S14 → MAKKSKIARNNQREEVVARYAEKRAELKKTLVDPNATDEAREAARVGLQKLPRNASPVRLRNRDAIDGRPRGHLSKFGISRVRFRDMAHRGELPGVTKSSW, encoded by the coding sequence ATGGCCAAGAAGAGCAAGATCGCGCGCAACAACCAGCGCGAGGAGGTCGTCGCCCGTTACGCCGAGAAGCGTGCCGAGCTGAAGAAGACCCTCGTCGACCCGAACGCGACCGACGAGGCCCGCGAGGCGGCCCGTGTCGGCCTGCAGAAGCTGCCGCGCAACGCGTCGCCGGTGCGTCTTCGCAACCGCGACGCCATCGACGGTCGCCCCCGTGGCCACCTCTCGAAGTTCGGCATCTCGCGTGTCCGCTTCCGCGACATGGCGCACCGTGGCGAGCTGCCCGGCGTGACCAAGTCCAGCTGGTAA